CCTTAAAAGAATTGAAACCGAAGAACTGTTTCAGTGCTTCTTTGGGAGTCATTGTTTTATTTAATGTATTCATATTCAGTGATATACTCGAAAATTCGGGCTTTTTATTTGGGTGCACTAAATTAACACAAAAAAGTATTCAGAAAAGATATTTATCTTTCATTTTAATTTGCAAAGGTTTTGATAACAGAAAAAGAAATAATTACATTAGGAAAAGGTGCTCTTAGAGCGGAGATTGAAGGATTGAAGCACTTGGAAAATTCATTTCCGGATGATTTTGCACCACTTGTTCAATCAATCTTGCAGGTGAAAGGGCGTATTATTTTAACAGGCATTGGAAAAAGTGCAATCATTGCAGAAAAAATAACTGCCACTCTTAATTCCACAGGTACACCATCGATTTTTATGCATGCAGCAGAAGCAATACATGGAGATTTGGGGATGGTTCAGCAAGATGATTTAATCATAGCGTTGTCGCATAGTGGCAATACACCGGAAATTAAATATCTGGCAGGGCTTATTGTCAAAATGGGTAATCCGCTTGCTTGTATATGTGGAAATAAAGAATCGGCACTTGCAAAACTCTCTCAATGGGTGATAGCATATCATATTGAGCGAGAAGCATGTCCTTTGAATTTGGCACCTACCACAAGTACTACTTTGCAATTGGCATTGGGAGATGCATTGGCGATAGCGCTGTTGAGTAGCAGGAATTTTACTGCAACCGATTTTTCTAAATTTCACCCGGGAGGCAATTTGGGCAAAAAAATTTATTTGACATGCGGAGAAATTGCTTCTCAAAATGAAAAACCCGAAGTGCAATCTACAGATTCAATACAGCAAGTGATTGTTGAAATTTCACGCAAAAGATTAGGCGCAACGGCTGTTTTTGAACAAGATAAATTAGTGGGAATAATTACTGACGGAGATATTAGAAGAATGCTTGAAAAAAGTGTTAGTTTGCAGCATCTTGCCGCAAAGGACATTATGAGTAAAAATCCAAAAGTGTTTTCATCAAAAAGTCTTGCAGCCGAAGCGCTGGAGCTTTTAAAGCAGTTTAAAATTTCACAGTTGATCGTAGCCGATGAAGATGGAAAATATGTAGGCATGATTCATATTCACGATTTATATAAAGAAGGATTAGTTTAGTGATGAAGAAATTCAATCAGAATCATTATGCCATAATTATGGCTGGAGGTATTGGCAGCCGTTTCTGGCCCTGGAGTAAGAAGGCATATCCAAAGCAGTTTTTAGATATATTGGGTACAGGTCAAACCCTGTTACAACTCACTTATAGCAGGTTTCTCAATATAGTTCCGCAGGATAATATTTACATCATTTCAAATGAAATTTACACTCCGCTTATTCAAGAACAGCTCCCCAATATAGCAGTTGACAATATCATAAAAGAGCCGCAAGCCATGAACACCGCCCCTTGTGTGGCTTATGCTTCTTCGAAAATTCACAATTTAAATAAAAATGCAGTTTGTGTATTTGCTCCCAGTGATCATTTGATTTTAAAAGAAACAGTTTTTGTTGATACCGTCTTAAAGGGGCTTGAATTTGCAAGTAAAGAAAATTCTTTAGTTACGATTGGGATTACTCCTAACAGACCTGATACAGGGTACGGTTATATTCAATTCCTGACGCAAGGCTCAGACAATCTTGCACATAAAGTAAAAACCTTTACCGAGAAACCGGATCTTGAGTTAGCGCAGACGTTTGTTGACAGCGGAGAATTTTTATGGAACGCAGGTATTTTTATTTGGTCAACCAAGGCTATCATTGATGCTTTTGAGACACTGCAACCGGATGTGTTCATGCTATTTAAAGATGGTAGTAAGGTTTATAATACACCTGCTGAGGAAGCATACATTCGTAAAATTTATCCTCAAACAAAAAGTATTTCAATTGATTATGCCATCATGGAGAAGGCAGGCAATGTGTGTGTTATTCCGGCTGACTTGGGCTGGAGCGACTTGGGAACATGGAAATCCTTGTTTGAAGTTCGTGAAAAAACACTTGAGAATAATGTGATTCATGGGGATAAAATTTTAGCCTTAGACACAACGGGCTCTTTAGTGCTCAATCAAGAAAAAGAAAAAATAGTGGTTGTGAATGGATTGAAGGAAATGATGGTAATCAATACCCCGGATGCATTGATGATTTGTGAGCTTAACCGCGAACAAGAGGTGAAACACATTGTGAACGAGATTAAAAATAAGTACAAAGACAAATTTTCTTAATCCAATGCCTGTCTTGTTGCATAAACAATGAGTGAATTAGAAATGTAATTACTTACTTTTGCTTATATGAAAAAAGGCTTTATAGCTATTGCGTTTCTCTTACTCACTTTTTATTGTGCTAAAGCTCAGACTATTCTCACACTAAAAGATTGTATTGCACTTGCCTATAAATACAATCCACAAATACGCTCTGCTGAGTTACAAGCTCAAATTGCAAAAATTGATTGGAATAGCGCAAAATATTCTATGCTTCCTTCACTGTCAATGGGTGTGAATCATGGTTATAACTTTGGCCGTTCGATTGATCGATTTAGTAACCAATTTGTTACAAACCGTATTCTGACTGATTACTTTTCTATGAATGCAGATTGGGTGGTTTTTAATGGATTTCAAAAACAAAACAGTCTGAGAGCATCTCGTTTTAATTATCAAGCAGGAATGAAAGAGTTGGAAGCATATAAGAACCAAGTTGCATTGAATGTCGCTTCTGCTTATTTGTCTCTTTTGTTGTCAAAAGAACTTGTTAAGAGTATGGAGAGTCAAGTGAATGCTAGCAGAGAGCAGTTGGAACGAACTAAAAAGTTAGTGCTTTCCGGAGCAGCTGATAGGAGTGCTGAATTGGGATTGGAGGCTCAACTGGCAAATGAGAATTTATCCTTAGTAGAGGCTCTAAACCAAAAGGAAATGGCGCGTGTCAATTTACTTAACTTAATTCTGCTTCCACCTGCTGATAATTGGGATATAGAGGAGCCATCTGTTAATCAAACGGATTCCCCTGTTTTTGAATTAGATGCAGTCTATCAAAATGCGTTGAAAAATGTACCTGATATTCAGAGTAGTTTATTGAAAGTACAGAGTGCTGAAATGTCTGAAAAGGTAAATAGGGGAATGCAACTGCCTATGGTGTCCATCTATGCGAATATGAGTACGGTCTTTTCTCAAAATGCCCTTCAAATTACCAACATGACACCAATAGGTACACAAACAATCGGTTATGTTGATGGTACCAATCAACCGGTGTTACAGCCAACTTATAGAACTGAAACGAAGGTTGTGCCCTTTAATGAACAGCTAAATAATAACTTCGGAAGGACAGTGGGAGTGAGTTTTAGCTGGAATATTTTTAATGGAATGTATGTTCAGCACAATATTCAGAAAAGTAAACTGAATAGGGATATACAACAACAGAATTTACAGCAAACGCAAAATACGCTCAAAGCCAATATTGCCAAGTCAATTGCAGATTATAATGCCTCTATTGCAAAGAAAATTGCTGCTCAAAAGTCATTAGATGCTGCTCAATTGCAAATGGATTTTGCCGTCAAACGTTTTGAAAACGGATTAATGAATTTCTTTGATTATACAAATGCTAAAAATCAATTGCTGAAAGCAGAGATAGCTGTGTTGCAAGCCAAATATGAATGGTTGTTTAACCGAATGGTAGTGGAATTTTATAATGGTAATACAATTGAAATTAGGTAGCTTACAGCTTGTTTAGCACCTGATTGTATTCTCTTGTATTCCCTAAGATATCAATAGCACGTTTAATGTCTTTGTCAAATTTAAAAATAATAGGGTAGAGGTTCTTTTCGCCATAGTAACGTTTCGAAATCTCAATATTCAAAAGGCTAAGTACAATATCCTTGTAGCGTTCCCAATCCTTATCCTTGTTTTTGTTGATTTGAGTTTTCAAAGAAGTGATAGAGTTCTCTACATCTTGATTTAACTGTTCTTGGATAGCGGTGGATTTGATTCTTTCTACTTCTATCTCTGTTTGTGTTTGATATGTGAAACCTTTTGACAGGCAGAATTGTCTGAAATCATCATAAACAGAAGGTTTTAAGCTAAAAGATTCTATAGCAACGGAGTCCGGATTTTGTTTAAAATATTCAGTTGCAAAATCAAAAATATAACTACCGTTCCTAAGAGCAGAGAAAAACGCGCTGGATATTGGTTTTTCCTGTACAATATCCGGCTTTATTCCTGTACCTTCATATACTTTACGTTTGTTTTTAGTAAAGAAAGGTTTAGTAAGCGCAGATGAATCCTTGTGCTTGTGTTTACTGTAATCAATCTCTTGGATGCATCTGCCGGAAGGTATGTAGTATTTGGCGATTGTAACCTTGATTTGGTTTCGATAAGGCAAAGGAATTACATTTTGTACTAAGCCTTTACCGTAGGAGTTTTGTCCGATCACAATGCCTCTGTCCATGTCTTGAATTGTGCCGGCAACAATTTCAGAAGCAGAAGCCGAGTTTTCATTAATCAGAACGACAAGTGGAATAATGGTGTCAAGTGGGGTGTCGAAAGTTTTGTATTCTTGGTAGTATTCATCGGTTCTGCCACGTGTAACGACCAAGACTTGGTCTTTGTTTAAAAATAAGTTGAGAATCCTGATAGCATCAATCAATAAGCCTCCGCCATTGTTCCTTAAATCGAGAATAAGTCCTTCTAATTGTGCATTTTTCTTTAGCTCTAAGAAAGCACTTTTGACCTCTGCGGCAGAACCCTCCATAAACTGATCAAGTTTAATATAGCCATACTCTTTGGTAGCCATACCATAATAGGGGACATTGCTGAAATCCGTTTTTTGCCTTTCGAGGTTAAATTCAAGCAAGTCAGTGCCACGCATTATTTTTATTTTTAATATGCTTCCTACCGCACCTTCGAATGCTTCATAGGTTTCAGAAACAGATTTGTTTGAAAAATCTCTTTGGTTAATTTCCATTATGATGTCACCTAATCTTACGCCCAACAAATCTGCGGATGACCCCGATTTTATAGCAGTAATCACTATACGGTTTTGCATGAGTGCGACTTCTATTCCGGGTGTACCAAAATCGCCTTTTCTTTTAATAAGCGCATCTTCAACCTCCGATTCTGTATAGTAATTAGTGTAAGGGTCAAGGGAGGCAAGCATTGCGTCAATACCGGTTTTCATCAGTTCGCCAGGATTTACTTCTTCAACATAATTCAAGTGTACTTCTTTGTATGCAGACGCAAAAATTTCAAGGTTTTTTGTTACTTCAAAAAAGCCGGAATCTTTGATAGCAGAAAGTCCAATTATCAGCATCACGCCCAATGCAGAGAATCTTTTCCATTTCTTATTAAAGAATTTTGATAACATGCGCACAAATGTAGCAGATTGAACAAAGAAACGCAGTACTTACTCTTTGGTTTTCTTTAAAAATCTACTTACTAAATTGATAGATACCAAAGTCAGAGCCACAATAAACCCTATCCAGATACCGGAGGCACCCATGTCAAACTTAAAAGCAATTAAAATGCCTAATGGCATACCCAACAGCCAATAAGAGCCGCCTATAAGCAAAGTAGGTACTTTGACATCACGAATTCCGCGCAGCGCACCGGCAGCCACTACTTGTGTAGCATCAGGAATCTGAAATAATGCAGCAAGAACCAGTAACCAAGAAGCGATTTGTACTACATCGGGACTGTTATTAAAAAATAAAGGCAGTTGATTGCGAAATACAATAAGCGCAATGGCGAATATGGAGCCTGTTAATACTGTGATCACCAACGTTGATTTTCCGATAACCCTGATTTTGTGTGTGTTCTCTTGACCGTAAGCATTACTAATTCTAATTGAACACGCTTGAGACAGTCCGACAGTTCCCATGTATATAAAAGAAGCAATACTCAATGAGATTTGATGTGCTGCCTGAGATTGTGCGTCAATCGTGCCCACAAGAATTCCTGAAATAGCAAATGCACTCGCTTCTAAAACAATTTGCAACGCAATGGGAATTCCTAAATGTAACAGTTGCTTTATAGCGTCCATAGAGACATACCACTGACGCTTGATGACCTGGATGTATCTTTTGAATAATCTTGAGTTGAAAATATCTATGAGAATGGCTGCTAACATTAAAAACCTTGTGATTAAAGTTCCCCAGCCTGCACCCATAAGTTCTAATCTAGGGAAACCCCAGTTGCCAAATATCAGCAACCAATTAATGAAAATATTTATTGGGATTCCTGCCAATGAAATTGCCATTGCAACCTTTGTGAATTCTAAGCCATCCGCGAATTGTTTGCAAGCAATGAATAATATCATAGGTATCATTGAGAGTGCCATTATTTTTAAAAATGGTTGTGCAAGTTGTGCTACTTCAGGGTCTTGATTTAGATGATAGACTACATTGCTACTCATGTATAACCCAACACTGATGAGAATTGAAGCAATGATACTTATCACCATACCATTAAAAAAGTAGTGAGATACTTTGGGTGAATCATATTGTCCTTTTGACATTGATACCATTTGAGAGATAGCAATAGTAAGACCGATACCAAACACAAAAGGAATGTTGATAATACTAAAGACCAAAGAAGAAGCTGCTAATTGTTTGTAGTGCACAGCTCCTACCATTGCCGCATCAATGATGTGCAGTGCCATTTGAACGACTTCGCCTAAGATAATTGGAATGGCAAGTAAGGTAGTTCGTTTGACTTCTTCTATTGCACTCATTTAATTACATGTTCGATGGCTTCACCTATTTGTAAAAAAAAGTTGAGCACAAATTTAGGGTTATATAAAATAGTTATTGTAACGCCAAACAATGCACCTGATATATGTGCATCATGAGCAATGCCATCTCTTTTGTTTTGCATTTTCGCTTCATACCAAAGATAAATAATTCCAAAAATAAAAGCAGGCACAGGAATAACAAGCATTACACCAAGAAGTTTAAGAGGTTTCATTAAGATAAAGCTGAATAGTACCGCTGAAACCGCTCCCGATGCTCCCACTGCACTGTATGCAGGCGTATCTTTATATTCTTTAAATGCAGGCAGGGCAGAAACAATCAATGCCCCAAAGTACAAAAGCAGATAAAATGGTGTTGCAAGACCGTCAAAATAATCATAAAATACGTCTTCAACAGCAGTTCCGAAGGACCACAAAACGAACATATTGATAAACAAATGTCCGTAATCTGCATGCACAAACCCATGAGTCAACATTCTGTACAACTCTTTATGATGTTTGACTTGAAAAGGGTTGTATTTAAGTTTGTCAAATAATTCTCTGTTTGACAATGCTGCCAAAGACACCAAAACAGAAAGAGCTATGAGAATATAAGTTACCACTATTAATGCAGTTGTTGCGATAATTCTGCAAACGCACTCACTGCATTTGCGTTTTCATAAATAATTTTATAGACTGTTTCCATCATTGGCATTTCTGCACCAACACGCTTATTGAGCATATAAATTTGTTTTGCAGAATAATATCCCTCTGCTACCATTTTCATCTCCATTTGTGCTGAGGAGACAGAATATCCTCTGCCAAGCATACTCCCAAAAGTGCGATTACGACTCAGTTGGCTATATGCAGTTACTAACAAATCTCCCAAATATGCACTTTCATTTACCCTTAGAGAATCAATACCCAATTTTTGCAAAAAAGTTTCAATCTCGCGAATTGCATACGAAATCAAAACTGCTTTGTAATTGTCGCCATAGCCTAATCCGTTGGCAATTCCTGCAGCAATTGCATATATGTTTTTCAAAACGGCAGCATGCTCAATTCCAACAATGTCATCCGAAGCGGTACAATTGATATATCTACAGCGAAACAAAGGCAATAAGAATTCTGCTAATGCAATATTTTCAGAAGCAATCGTGAGATAGGATAGTCTTTCTCGTGCAACTTCTTCTGCATGACAAGGTCCACTGATACAAGCAATATCTTTGTGTGGTATATGTAAATGTGTGTGGATATAATCAGACACAATCTGAGTTGTTTCCGGTATCAAACCTTTGACTGCAGAAACTAAAATTTTCCCCTTAAATGCATCCCTTGTGATGCTGTTAATTGCTGTATGAACAAAAGCGGATGGGGTGGCTATAATAATGATTTCTGAGGAATTAACGCAAGCGGCAAGGTCATTGGTAGCGTTAACCCTCTTTTTGTCAAAGAAAACACTGCTGAGGTAGTTAGGATTATGACCGTATTGATAAAATGAATCCACATAGTCCTTGCTTCTCATCCACCAATGAATTTGGTTGATAAGAGGGCTTTCTGCCAAGATTTTAACAATGGCTGTAGCCCAACTTCCGGAGCCAATCACCGCAATGTTATGAGACATAGCGTTATTTTAGTTTTCTTTTAACTTCTTCTTCAGTGAAGACTTCAATATTGTCGCCAATTTGAAGATCATTAAATTTTTCTATGTGTAAACCACATTCATATCCTTTGGTAACTTCCTTCACATCATCCTTAAAGCGTTTGAGTGAGGCTAACCTTCCTGTATGAATAACTACACCATCTCTGATTATTCTGACATCAGAATTACGTGTGATTTTTCCATCGAGTACCATACATCCTGCAATAGTGCCGACTTTAGAAATATTAAACACTTCTCTTACCTCAACATCGCCAATCACTTTTTCAACTAATTCAGGAGATAACATACCTTCCATCGCAGACTTAATCTCTTCTATGGCTTTGTAGATAACAGAGTAGTGACGGATGTCAATTTGTTCAGATTCAGCAAGTTTTTTAGCACCTTGGGCGGGTCTCACTTGGAAACCTATAATAATCGCATCGGAAGCAGATGCCAGCAATACATCTGATTCTGTAATTTGACCTACACCTTTATGGATAATACTGATTTGAATTTCATCAGTAGAAAGTTTGAGTAATGAATCAGAGAGAGCCTCCACAGAACCATCCACATCACCTTTTACAATTAAATTCAGTTCCTTGAAGTTGCCCACTGCCAATCTTCTGCCAATTTCATCCAACGTAATATGTTTTGTAGAACGTATTCCTTGCTCTCTGAGAAGTTGAAAACGTTTATTTGCTAATTCTTTTGCTGAGGCTTCATCAGGGAATACTTGAAAAGGATCTCCGGCAGTAGGTGCACCGCTGAATCCAAGTACACTCACAGGTGCAGAAGGTCCTGCTTGTTCAATGCGTTGGAATCTTTCATTGAATAGGGCTTTAATCTTTCCATACCAAGCACCGGCTACCATGTGATCTCCAACTCTCAATGTTCCACTTTGAACTAATAGATTGGCAACGATTCCACGCCCTTTATCCATCTTTGCTTCAATTACAGTACCATTAGCAGCTTTGTTTGGATTGGTTTTCAGTTCTAGTAATTCTGCTTCTAACAATATTTTCTCAAGCAGTTTATCTACGTTTTTACCAAATTTTGCTGCAATTTCTTGACATTGATATTTGCCTCCCCATTCTTCAACCAAGATATTCATTTGCGAGAGTTCTTCGCGGATCTTATCCGGGTTGGCAGCGGGTTTATCAATTTTGTTAATAGCAAAAATCATAGGAACACCGGCAGCTTGTGCGTGACTGATTGCTTCTCGTGTTTGAGGCATTATGCTATCGTCTGCCGCAATTACAATAACTGCAATGTCAGTCAATTTAGCACCCCTCGCACGCATGGCTGTGAAGGCTTCGTGTCCGGGTGTGTCCAAGAATGTAATCCGTTGTTTATTTTCTAAAACGACTTCATAAGCACCAATATGTTGGGTAATTCCGCCAGCTTCTCCTGCAATCACGTTTGCAGAACGGATATAGTCAAGTAATGAGGTTTTACCATGGTCAACGTGTCCCATTACTGTAACAATAGGAGCACGAGGTAGTAAGTCTTCAGGACGATCTTTTTCTGTTTCTATATTGATCTGTGCATCCGCATCAACAAAATCTACTTCATAACCAAATTCGTCTGCAACTATGGTAATGGTTTCTGCGTCTAGGCGTTGATTTATAGAAACCATTAAACCTAAGCTAAAGCATGAGGTAATAATATCATTAACTCCAACATTCATAAGCGTTGCAAGTTCATTAGCAGAAATGAACTCAGTAACTTTTAGTACTTTTTCATCGCGTTCAAGTTGCTCCATATTTTTGAGCCTCTCTTCTGCATTGAATTCACGCCTTTGTCTTTTAAATTTAGATTTACTTGTTTTTCCTCTCCCTGATGTGTCAATCCTAGATAATGTTTGTTTAAGCCTGTCTTGAATTTCTTTTTCTGTAATTTCTTTTGGCTTTTCAAATTTCTTTTTGTTATTAAACTGAGTTTTGCTTTTTAGGGCATCTTCAATTTTTACTTTTTCAACTACTTTTCTAACTCTCTTCTTTTTGTCAAATGGTTGTTCTTTATCTTCTTTTGCCTTGTGATGAGGCTTCTTAGTAATAACAGGCTCAGTTTTGAGCTCAATTTTGCCTTTGACACTTAAACCCTTTAGTTTTTCGTATTGTGTTTTGATTAACTCAACTTCTTCGACTTCATTTTGTTGTTCAACATTTTGATTATCCAAATCTTTAGATTCAACAATTTCTTGGGTAGGAGTCTCTTTTGTTTTAGGAGGGGTGGCTTCTTTGTCCTCTTTAGTTTTCTTTTTAGATTGTTTAGAGGGTTTTGTTTTCTCGCTGATTTCATCAAGATTGATTTTACCTACTACTTTGGGTCCTTTTAATACTGAAGTGTTCTCTTGTTCTTTTGTCGGAGTTGTGTCTTTAATAGGTTCTTCAATAACCGGTTTTTCTTCAATTGTTTTATGAGTTTCTTGATTTTCGTTCAGGAGTTTGTTTTTAATAATAACTTGTTCTTCTTCATCCTCTTTTTCGTCTTCCTGTTGTACTGGTTTATTGCCGGGTTTAATTGAAATCTCAGTAGTAGGGGTTTCTTTTATTTTGTGTTGTTGTACACTCAATTTAAGAGACTTGGATTCATCTCTTGCAGCTTTGTCAGATTTGAATTCAGAAAGTAAATAGTCATACATTTCTGCTGATATTTTAGCAGTAGGTTTTGATTCAATATCAAACCCTTTATTTATCAATTTCTCAATCAATGTTTGAAAACTAACATTGAGTTCTGTTGCTACTTTATTTATTCTGTATGTTTTATCTGACATTTTGTTTTTGTTAAGTTGCCTTCTTGATTTTGAGACCTGTTTATTCAAAGGAAGAAGGCAGAACCTTTGAATACTCAGGGTTGTTGGTTGTTTACATCATTTGATTATTCAAATTCTGAAGCTAATATTTTTTTCACCTCAATAATTGTTTCTTCTTCGAGGTCAGTTCTTTTAATTAAATCATCAGTATCGGTATCTAACACAGATTTAGCGCTGTCTAAACCAATTGCCTTGAACTCGTTAATAATCCATTCGTCAATTTCATCAAGGAATTCATCAAGGTCAACATCCACTTCTTCACTCGAACCGGCTTCTCTGTAAATTTCTATTTCAAATCCGGTAAGTTTACCGGCAAGTTTGATATTGAATCCTCCTTTGCCAATTGCTAAACTTACTTGGTCGGAAGGCATGGTTACAATGGCTTTGTTTCCATCTAACTTAATATTAGAAATCTTTGCAGGGCTTAAAGAACGTTGGATAAAGAGTGTAGTGTTTGTTGTATAGTTTATCACGTCAATGTTTTCATTTCTTAATTCTCTCACAATGCCGTGAATTCTGGCACCTTTCATACCTACGCACGCACCCACAGGGTCTATTCTTTCATCATAGCTCTCTACGGCAACTTTTGCCCTTTCTCCCGGCTCTCTCACAACTTTTTTAATTGTAATTAAACCGTCAAGAATTTCAGGAACTTCTAATTCAAATAATCTTTCAAGGAAAACTGGAGAGGTACGAGATAGCACAATCTTGGGAGTTCCGTCATCAAAACGAACATCGGTAACAACCGCACGTGTAACTTCTCCTTTTTTGAAGAAGTCAGATGGAATCATTTCTGCTCTTGGTAAAATCAGTTCATTACCTTCATCATCAAGCAACATCATTTCTTTTTTCCAGATTTGATATACCTCTCCTGATACGATTTCGCCTATTCTGTTTTGGTATTTTTTGTAGATTTCACCTTTTTCCAATTCAAGAATTCTAGACATTAAAGTTTGGCGAGCAGCCAAAATTGCCCTTCTTCCAAAGTGTTCTATTGAAAGGATTTCAGAGGCTTCTTCACCAATTTCGTAGTCATCTTCAAGTTTTTTGGCTTCGGTAATACCAATTTGAAGATTTGAGTCTTCAACTTCGCAATCATCTACGATAAGGCGGTTTCTGTAAATTTCAAAATCACCTTTTTCAGTATTGATGATGATATCAAAGTTGTCGTCTGACCCGTATTTTTTTCTTAATACATTGCGAAAAACATCTTCGAGAACTCTCATCATGGTTACTCTATCAATGTTTTTGAATTCCTTGAATTCTGAAAAGGAATCTACTAGTCCTGCAATTGTTGACATGGTTTTTATTATTTAAATGACAAAATTATTTTACTTTCTTTTATTTGATTGAATGGTATTGTTCTCACCTCTCCTTCCTTGTCGCTGCGTCCTTTCACTTTTGACTTAATCAGGGTTGTTACTTCTATTTCGTCTTGGTTAACAGATTTGAGTCTTGCACTGAATTTGGTATTGTCGTTAAGCTCAAGTTGAAGTTCTCTTCCAATGTGCTTCTGATATTGCCTTGGTAATGCAATCGGTTCTTCCGCACCGGGGGAAGTGATGCTAAAACTGAATTTTTCTCTTTCTGCATCCATTTCCGGGTATTGTTCTATACTCTGCAGGAGTTTTCTGCTTATGTCTCCGCATTGGGCTATACTGAAACCGTCATCTCCATCTATGATAAAAACATAAGAACCTTTGTTTTCTTGGTGCGATTGTCCCACTAAGAAAAGGTCAGGATAGGCTTTGAGTATCCTTTCTAAGTTTTCGTTCAAAAATGTCTTAATATTCATTCTCGCAATTTGCCAAATAAAAAGGGGACATCTGTCCCCTCTTTCAAGTGCGCTGCAAATATAGGATTAAATTATTTCCTATGAAAATGAATTTTGATTTATTTGAATTGACGAGCCCGCCAAAGTGTATTGCCCTAAAATAGGGTTACACCGGATAGTGTAAAAATGGGAAAAAAGTGTAAAGCCATTTCAGGACTAACAATACCCGTAAACATACATCAGGTTTTCATCTTTATCCTGTAAATTTTTTTCAGGACTATACAGACTTTGCGACAGTTACCGAGACTTTTAATTCTGAAGGTAGCGACTTTATCCTTGACAAAAAAATAAAGACTACTTGGCACAAGACCATTACACTTAAACGCAAGACTTCTTTTAAAAATCATTACGTCCAGACAGTTTACCAGCGACTTTTCTTAGGCTTTT
Above is a window of Bacteroidia bacterium DNA encoding:
- a CDS encoding NAD(P)H-dependent glycerol-3-phosphate dehydrogenase → MSHNIAVIGSGSWATAIVKILAESPLINQIHWWMRSKDYVDSFYQYGHNPNYLSSVFFDKKRVNATNDLAACVNSSEIIIIATPSAFVHTAINSITRDAFKGKILVSAVKGLIPETTQIVSDYIHTHLHIPHKDIACISGPCHAEEVARERLSYLTIASENIALAEFLLPLFRCRYINCTASDDIVGIEHAAVLKNIYAIAAGIANGLGYGDNYKAVLISYAIREIETFLQKLGIDSLRVNESAYLGDLLVTAYSQLSRNRTFGSMLGRGYSVSSAQMEMKMVAEGYYSAKQIYMLNKRVGAEMPMMETVYKIIYENANAVSAFAELSQQLH
- the nusA gene encoding transcription termination factor NusA encodes the protein MSTIAGLVDSFSEFKEFKNIDRVTMMRVLEDVFRNVLRKKYGSDDNFDIIINTEKGDFEIYRNRLIVDDCEVEDSNLQIGITEAKKLEDDYEIGEEASEILSIEHFGRRAILAARQTLMSRILELEKGEIYKKYQNRIGEIVSGEVYQIWKKEMMLLDDEGNELILPRAEMIPSDFFKKGEVTRAVVTDVRFDDGTPKIVLSRTSPVFLERLFELEVPEILDGLITIKKVVREPGERAKVAVESYDERIDPVGACVGMKGARIHGIVRELRNENIDVINYTTNTTLFIQRSLSPAKISNIKLDGNKAIVTMPSDQVSLAIGKGGFNIKLAGKLTGFEIEIYREAGSSEEVDVDLDEFLDEIDEWIINEFKAIGLDSAKSVLDTDTDDLIKRTDLEEETIIEVKKILASEFE
- the infB gene encoding translation initiation factor IF-2, translating into MSDKTYRINKVATELNVSFQTLIEKLINKGFDIESKPTAKISAEMYDYLLSEFKSDKAARDESKSLKLSVQQHKIKETPTTEISIKPGNKPVQQEDEKEDEEEQVIIKNKLLNENQETHKTIEEKPVIEEPIKDTTPTKEQENTSVLKGPKVVGKINLDEISEKTKPSKQSKKKTKEDKEATPPKTKETPTQEIVESKDLDNQNVEQQNEVEEVELIKTQYEKLKGLSVKGKIELKTEPVITKKPHHKAKEDKEQPFDKKKRVRKVVEKVKIEDALKSKTQFNNKKKFEKPKEITEKEIQDRLKQTLSRIDTSGRGKTSKSKFKRQRREFNAEERLKNMEQLERDEKVLKVTEFISANELATLMNVGVNDIITSCFSLGLMVSINQRLDAETITIVADEFGYEVDFVDADAQINIETEKDRPEDLLPRAPIVTVMGHVDHGKTSLLDYIRSANVIAGEAGGITQHIGAYEVVLENKQRITFLDTPGHEAFTAMRARGAKLTDIAVIVIAADDSIMPQTREAISHAQAAGVPMIFAINKIDKPAANPDKIREELSQMNILVEEWGGKYQCQEIAAKFGKNVDKLLEKILLEAELLELKTNPNKAANGTVIEAKMDKGRGIVANLLVQSGTLRVGDHMVAGAWYGKIKALFNERFQRIEQAGPSAPVSVLGFSGAPTAGDPFQVFPDEASAKELANKRFQLLREQGIRSTKHITLDEIGRRLAVGNFKELNLIVKGDVDGSVEALSDSLLKLSTDEIQISIIHKGVGQITESDVLLASASDAIIIGFQVRPAQGAKKLAESEQIDIRHYSVIYKAIEEIKSAMEGMLSPELVEKVIGDVEVREVFNISKVGTIAGCMVLDGKITRNSDVRIIRDGVVIHTGRLASLKRFKDDVKEVTKGYECGLHIEKFNDLQIGDNIEVFTEEEVKRKLK